A portion of the Thunnus maccoyii chromosome 20, fThuMac1.1, whole genome shotgun sequence genome contains these proteins:
- the LOC121886428 gene encoding synembryn-A isoform X1, which yields MDIDVEGIIQCIRQGDENGVQTQLQEFNKEYAQCFFFDAEERDRRKQRKLEEFRKNKVREYADSDSDCDEYDQEDRGLILRQSLAVVLVRFIRTGVKCRLLRVCLRTLRILSRDQKVLGPLVTDSALLTLAKLAGLTTTDACDEASDPDSEFYDNVIASLAEAKVFHCRTEEDDGDVEANDQSDEYPAFEDDTKSDISIANSGDLDSISWLGSHRTSINEMHRGTVHHKVLERGRRDRRESKMDGEEEEEEDGESGEEAQRKEAMKVLCNVVYNSTWAQERFSALRLMCGLTERLSSGVSGSSPSSVQFYELRLMFLITALRSELSTQLQQEGGVSILTAALENCLEVQWKEQYECVLDPAAPPISLEASQRIIEILKILFNITHSIHRQEPSEDDAALYRHLVAILRLCLMRKCLLTDDTDELQGHTVNLLSALPLQCLDVLLMVPLQPNSEQCQGVNMDCVHTLLMFMERRLELGDKIKEKLTPILNLLTESCRAHKETRHYIRKHILPPLKDVSHRPEEGSTVKSRLIRLMTHLDTDVKHCAADLIFVLCKENVRRFVKYTGYGNAAGLLATRGLLGGQGSRTSSSDAQYSSDSDSDTEEYRQVKDRINPVTGRVEVEQPDPMEGMTEEEKEEEAKRLIMLFNKLSRDNIIQPMGVDAEGKLVPMSGLRENSITEEGKSGSENDGEADQGEKD from the exons ATGGACATAGACGTGGAGGGGATTATCCAGTGCATCAGGCAGGGGGATGAGAACGGTGTTCAGACACAACTGCAAGAGTTCAACAAAGAG TATGCCCAGTGCTTCTTCTTTGATGCAGAGGAGAGGGACAGAAGGAAA CAAAGAAAACTAGAAGAG TTCAGGAAGAATAAAGTGAGGGAGTACGCTGATTCTGACTCCGACTGTGATGAGTATGACCAGGAGGATCGAGGCCTCATCCTCAGACAG AGTTTAGCTGTTGTCCTTGTGAGATTCATAAGAACAGGAGTTAAATGTCGTCTGTTGAGAGTATGTCTGCGCACCCTGAGGATCCTCTCCAGAGACCAAAAGGTCCTAGGCCCCTTGGTGACCGACAGCGCTCTCCTCACTCTGGCCAAACTGGCCGGGCTGACCACAACTGACGCGTGCGACGAAGCCAGCGACCCCGACTCTGAATTCTACGATAACGTCATCGCCTCTCTCGCTGAGGCCAAAGTGTTCCACTGTCGCACCGAGGAAGACGACGGTGACGTTGAAGCCAACGACCAGAGTGATGAATACCCTGCCTTTGAGGATGACACCAAGAGCGACATCAGCATCGCCAACAGCGGAGATCTGGACAGCATCAGCTGGCTTGGGAGCCACAGGACCAGCATTAACGAAATGCACAGAGGCACCGTCCATCACAAGGTGCTGGAGCGAGGGAGGAGGGACCGCAGGGAGAGCAAGATGGacggggaggaagaggaggaggaggacggggaGTCGGGAGAGGAGGCGCAGAGAAAAGAGGCCATGAAGGTGTTGTGTAACGTGGTGTACAACAGCACCTGGGCACAGGAAAGGTTCAGCGCTCTCAG gCTCATGTGTGGTCTTACAGAGCGTCTGTCCTCAGGTGTTAGCGGTTCATCTCCCTCCAGTGTTCAGTTTTATGAATTACGACTCATGTTCCTCATTACTGCACTGCGGTCAGAgctcagcactcagcttcaacaG GAAGGAGGTGTATCCATCCTCACTGCAGCCCTGGAGAACTGCCTGGAGGTTCAGTGGAAGGAGCAGTATGAGTGTGTGCTGGATCCGGCAGCACCACCTATTTCTCTGGAGGCCTCTCAGCGCATCATAGAGATCCTCAAAATCCTCTTCAACATCACCCACAGCATCCACAGGCAGGAGCCGAGTGAG GATGATGCAGCTCTTTACCGACACCTGGTGGCGATCCTGCGTCTCTGCCTGATGAGGAAGTGTTTACTGACAGATGATACTGATGAACTGCAGGG TCACACAGTCAACCTGTTGTCAGCGCTGCCTCTTCAGTGTCTCGACGTGCTGCTGATGGTGCCCCTGCAGCCCAACTCAGAGCAGTGCCAGGGGGTCAACATGGACTGTGTCCACACCCTGCTGATGTTCATGGAGAGACGTCTGGAGTTG GGCGATAAGATCAAAGAGAAGCTGACACCAATCCTCAATCTGCTGACAGAGAGCTGCCGGGCCCACAAAGAAACACGCCACTACATCAGGAAACAT ATCCTGCCTCCTCTGAAAGACGTCTCACACAGGCCAGAGGAAGGCTCCACAGTGAAGAGTCGTCTGATACGTCTCATGACCCACCTGGACACAGATGTCAAACACTGTGCCGCTGATCTCATTTTTGTCCTCTGCAAGGAAAATG TGAGGCGTTTTGTCAAGTACACAGGCTACGGGAACGCAGCGGGCCTGCTCGCCACCAGAGGCTTGCTGGGCGGCCAGGGGTCCAGGACCTCCAGCTCTGACGCCCAGTACTCCAGCGACTCCGACTCGGACACAGAGGAGTACCGGCAGGTGAAAGATCGCATCAATCCTGTGACGGGGCGGGTGGAGGTAGAACAGCCGGACCCCATGGAGGGCATgacggaggaggagaaggaggaggaggccaaGAGGCTGATCATGCTCTTCAACAAGCTGTCCAG agaTAATATTATCCAGCCGATGGGAGTGGATGCAGAGGGGAAGCTGGTCCCGATGTCAGGACTGAGGGAGAACTCGATCACTGAAGAGGGGAAGTCTGGCTCAGAGAATGACGGAGAAGCAGACCAAGGAGAGAAGGACTAA
- the LOC121886428 gene encoding synembryn-A isoform X2: protein MDIDVEGIIQCIRQGDENGVQTQLQEFNKEYAQCFFFDAEERDRRKFRKNKVREYADSDSDCDEYDQEDRGLILRQSLAVVLVRFIRTGVKCRLLRVCLRTLRILSRDQKVLGPLVTDSALLTLAKLAGLTTTDACDEASDPDSEFYDNVIASLAEAKVFHCRTEEDDGDVEANDQSDEYPAFEDDTKSDISIANSGDLDSISWLGSHRTSINEMHRGTVHHKVLERGRRDRRESKMDGEEEEEEDGESGEEAQRKEAMKVLCNVVYNSTWAQERFSALRLMCGLTERLSSGVSGSSPSSVQFYELRLMFLITALRSELSTQLQQEGGVSILTAALENCLEVQWKEQYECVLDPAAPPISLEASQRIIEILKILFNITHSIHRQEPSEDDAALYRHLVAILRLCLMRKCLLTDDTDELQGHTVNLLSALPLQCLDVLLMVPLQPNSEQCQGVNMDCVHTLLMFMERRLELGDKIKEKLTPILNLLTESCRAHKETRHYIRKHILPPLKDVSHRPEEGSTVKSRLIRLMTHLDTDVKHCAADLIFVLCKENVRRFVKYTGYGNAAGLLATRGLLGGQGSRTSSSDAQYSSDSDSDTEEYRQVKDRINPVTGRVEVEQPDPMEGMTEEEKEEEAKRLIMLFNKLSRDNIIQPMGVDAEGKLVPMSGLRENSITEEGKSGSENDGEADQGEKD from the exons ATGGACATAGACGTGGAGGGGATTATCCAGTGCATCAGGCAGGGGGATGAGAACGGTGTTCAGACACAACTGCAAGAGTTCAACAAAGAG TATGCCCAGTGCTTCTTCTTTGATGCAGAGGAGAGGGACAGAAGGAAA TTCAGGAAGAATAAAGTGAGGGAGTACGCTGATTCTGACTCCGACTGTGATGAGTATGACCAGGAGGATCGAGGCCTCATCCTCAGACAG AGTTTAGCTGTTGTCCTTGTGAGATTCATAAGAACAGGAGTTAAATGTCGTCTGTTGAGAGTATGTCTGCGCACCCTGAGGATCCTCTCCAGAGACCAAAAGGTCCTAGGCCCCTTGGTGACCGACAGCGCTCTCCTCACTCTGGCCAAACTGGCCGGGCTGACCACAACTGACGCGTGCGACGAAGCCAGCGACCCCGACTCTGAATTCTACGATAACGTCATCGCCTCTCTCGCTGAGGCCAAAGTGTTCCACTGTCGCACCGAGGAAGACGACGGTGACGTTGAAGCCAACGACCAGAGTGATGAATACCCTGCCTTTGAGGATGACACCAAGAGCGACATCAGCATCGCCAACAGCGGAGATCTGGACAGCATCAGCTGGCTTGGGAGCCACAGGACCAGCATTAACGAAATGCACAGAGGCACCGTCCATCACAAGGTGCTGGAGCGAGGGAGGAGGGACCGCAGGGAGAGCAAGATGGacggggaggaagaggaggaggaggacggggaGTCGGGAGAGGAGGCGCAGAGAAAAGAGGCCATGAAGGTGTTGTGTAACGTGGTGTACAACAGCACCTGGGCACAGGAAAGGTTCAGCGCTCTCAG gCTCATGTGTGGTCTTACAGAGCGTCTGTCCTCAGGTGTTAGCGGTTCATCTCCCTCCAGTGTTCAGTTTTATGAATTACGACTCATGTTCCTCATTACTGCACTGCGGTCAGAgctcagcactcagcttcaacaG GAAGGAGGTGTATCCATCCTCACTGCAGCCCTGGAGAACTGCCTGGAGGTTCAGTGGAAGGAGCAGTATGAGTGTGTGCTGGATCCGGCAGCACCACCTATTTCTCTGGAGGCCTCTCAGCGCATCATAGAGATCCTCAAAATCCTCTTCAACATCACCCACAGCATCCACAGGCAGGAGCCGAGTGAG GATGATGCAGCTCTTTACCGACACCTGGTGGCGATCCTGCGTCTCTGCCTGATGAGGAAGTGTTTACTGACAGATGATACTGATGAACTGCAGGG TCACACAGTCAACCTGTTGTCAGCGCTGCCTCTTCAGTGTCTCGACGTGCTGCTGATGGTGCCCCTGCAGCCCAACTCAGAGCAGTGCCAGGGGGTCAACATGGACTGTGTCCACACCCTGCTGATGTTCATGGAGAGACGTCTGGAGTTG GGCGATAAGATCAAAGAGAAGCTGACACCAATCCTCAATCTGCTGACAGAGAGCTGCCGGGCCCACAAAGAAACACGCCACTACATCAGGAAACAT ATCCTGCCTCCTCTGAAAGACGTCTCACACAGGCCAGAGGAAGGCTCCACAGTGAAGAGTCGTCTGATACGTCTCATGACCCACCTGGACACAGATGTCAAACACTGTGCCGCTGATCTCATTTTTGTCCTCTGCAAGGAAAATG TGAGGCGTTTTGTCAAGTACACAGGCTACGGGAACGCAGCGGGCCTGCTCGCCACCAGAGGCTTGCTGGGCGGCCAGGGGTCCAGGACCTCCAGCTCTGACGCCCAGTACTCCAGCGACTCCGACTCGGACACAGAGGAGTACCGGCAGGTGAAAGATCGCATCAATCCTGTGACGGGGCGGGTGGAGGTAGAACAGCCGGACCCCATGGAGGGCATgacggaggaggagaaggaggaggaggccaaGAGGCTGATCATGCTCTTCAACAAGCTGTCCAG agaTAATATTATCCAGCCGATGGGAGTGGATGCAGAGGGGAAGCTGGTCCCGATGTCAGGACTGAGGGAGAACTCGATCACTGAAGAGGGGAAGTCTGGCTCAGAGAATGACGGAGAAGCAGACCAAGGAGAGAAGGACTAA
- the irf3 gene encoding interferon regulatory factor 3, whose protein sequence is MSHSKPLLIPWLRAQIDSGSYHGVHWTNQERTEFCIPWKHGLRQDSSDSDILIFKAWAEASGNGPAQGDPSVWKRNFRSALRAKGFKMLADKKNDSANPHKVYSWPEESASGANSSAGSQDQDEADLLEFVLPVQESQVVPNLKKLEDCLFLPEEAIYLESTVNQDILQECLKGLNIGPETEDTAGFNAPPGQQQLENQVLIGAHMLPGQQQCPVTFEVAVSEAGLPEQPAHPMVGAVGEACGGQFVEQFIDTMNKTNDRDHFKTQFRVSVFYRGVKVSEQVVENEAGVRLVYRPELTGQIFDHESGLSVLSLPSPGAMLDQTQANLTQRILDKLGDGLDVGVSGHVVYGQRRGEIKAFWSFSKFDQSGQPQEISKLQPQPLYLFKDFLRGIMEFIEGKESYPCSLFFCLGEKWPDPDNRPWEKKLITVEVVLTSLELLKNMAVVGGASSLQSVELQMSLEEMMEMC, encoded by the exons ATGTCTCATTCTAAACCACTGCTCATCCCGTGGCTGCGGGCCCAGATTGACAGCGGCAGCTATCACGGTGTCCACTGGACGAACCAGGAGCGAACAGAGTTCTGCATCCCCTGGAAACACGGTTTGAGACAGGATTCCTCCGACAGTGACATCCTCATCTTTAAG GCCTGGGCAGAGGCCAGTGGCAATGGCCCAGCTCAGGGAGACCCCTCAGTCTGGAAGAGGAACTTCCGCAGCGCCCTTCGAGCCAAAGGCTTCAAAATGCTCGCTGACAAGAAGAACGACTCCGCAAACCCACACAAAGTGTACTCCTGGCCAGAGGAGTCAGCATCAGGAG CAAACTCTTCTGCTGGATCCCAAGACCAAGATGAGGCTGATTTGTTGGAATTTGTCCTTCCTGTACAAGAA AGCCAGGTTGTTCCAAACTTGAAGAAACTTGAAGACTGTCTCTTTCTTCCAGAAGAAGCTATATATTTAG AATCCACTGTCAACCAGGATATTCTCCAGGAGTGTCTCAAGGGGCTGAACATTGGGCCTGAAACAG AGGACACGGCAGGCTTCAACGCTCCTCCTGGGCAACAGCAGCTGGAAAATCAGGTTTTGATTGGTGCACACATGTTGCCTGGGCAACAGCAGTGTCCAGTAACGTTTGAGGTTGCAGTCAGTGAAGCTGGGTTGCCTGAGCAACCAGCACATCCAATGGTGGGAGCTGTGGGAGAGGCCTGTGGTGGGCAGTTCGTGGAGCAGTTCATAGATACCATGAACAAGACCAATGACAGAGACCATTTCA AGACTCAGTTCAGGGTATCTGTGTTCTACAGAGGTGTGAAGGTGTCTGAGcaggtggttgagaatgaagCTGGAGTCCGCTTAGTTTACAG GCCTGAACTCACCGGGCAAATTTTTGACCACGAGTCAGGCCTGTCTGTGCTCTCGCTGCCAAGTCCTGGAGCCATGCTGGATCAAACCCAAGCCAATCTGACCCAACGCATCCTGGACAAGCTGGGCGATGGTTTGGATGTGGGGGTGTCTGGTCATGTGGTCTACGGCCAGCGACGTGGTGAGATCAAAGCTTTTTGGAGCTTCTCTAAGTTTGACCAGAGCGGGCAGCCCCAAGAGATTTCTAAACTGCAGCCGCAACCGCTCTACCTGTTCAAGGACTTTTTGCGAG GAATAATGGAGTTTATTGAGGGGAAAGAGAGCTATCCCTGCTCCTTGTTCTTCTGCCTCGGGGAGAAGTGGCCTGACCCTGACAACAGGCCTTGGGAGAAGAAACTCATCACAGTGGAG GTGGTCCTGACTTCACTGGAGTTACTGAAGAATATGGCTGTTGTAGGCGGCGCCTCCTCCTTGCAGTCTGTAGAGCTGCAGATGTCCCTCGAAGAGATGATGGAGATGTGCTGA